The proteins below come from a single Cylindrospermopsis raciborskii Cr2010 genomic window:
- a CDS encoding aldehyde dehydrogenase family protein — protein MITPIEVRNPRTGKFDYVIVPPPTKLLSQQCHRLRRGQISWQEIGVEARIETIKQFREAIVCEYSLLKNALVSDTGRLGTSTLEIDIFLNNIDKWCNLAPQLLQSTAKNTSLSFISLRQQLAPYRLVGIISPSHFPLLTSTVDAIPALLAGCSVIIKPSELTPRFFGNLMTIINKINKLKDVLTCIEGGPETGAILIDEVDLICFRGSLQTGRLVAQNAARNFIPAFLELEGKDPAIILESANLDLAASAILWSAVMNRGSSSIERIYVAESIYEEFYHLLITKSHQLKLAYPDIKSGEIGPIMSENQAKIINNHLQDAIKKGAVIHCGGKVEEMEGTWWCKPTVLTQVDHSMKIMMEQTFGPIMPIMSFSTVAEAVNLANDSIYGLNAAIFAESEELAVEIGMELDVGAISINDAGLTAIMQEGENHPLKFSGLGGSRMGNSVFKKFLQTKAFLIKTNNLNDPWWFNTEQSI, from the coding sequence ATGATAACACCAATAGAAGTGCGTAACCCCCGCACAGGTAAATTTGATTATGTGATTGTTCCCCCACCAACAAAACTGCTTTCCCAGCAATGTCATAGACTGCGTAGGGGACAAATCTCTTGGCAGGAAATTGGTGTTGAAGCAAGAATAGAAACTATAAAGCAATTTCGAGAAGCTATAGTATGCGAGTATAGTCTATTAAAAAATGCTTTAGTTAGTGATACAGGGAGATTAGGAACATCAACATTGGAGATAGATATTTTCTTAAATAACATTGATAAATGGTGTAATTTAGCTCCTCAACTGTTACAGTCAACGGCCAAAAATACATCGCTTTCCTTTATTAGTTTAAGACAACAACTAGCTCCCTACAGACTAGTTGGGATCATAAGTCCCAGTCATTTTCCTTTATTGACATCAACAGTTGATGCTATTCCTGCTCTGTTAGCGGGTTGTAGCGTAATTATCAAACCTAGTGAACTAACACCACGGTTTTTTGGCAATCTCATGACTATCATCAATAAAATTAATAAACTAAAGGATGTATTAACCTGTATTGAAGGTGGACCAGAGACAGGGGCAATTTTAATAGATGAAGTAGATCTAATTTGTTTTCGAGGTAGTTTACAAACGGGGAGATTAGTTGCTCAAAATGCTGCTAGGAATTTTATTCCAGCTTTTTTAGAATTAGAAGGGAAAGATCCAGCCATTATTTTAGAATCTGCCAATTTAGATTTAGCAGCTTCCGCAATTTTATGGTCAGCAGTTATGAATAGGGGTAGTTCATCAATTGAAAGAATTTACGTTGCGGAATCTATATATGAAGAGTTTTATCACTTACTAATCACTAAATCCCATCAATTAAAATTGGCCTATCCTGACATTAAAAGTGGAGAAATAGGACCAATTATGTCTGAAAATCAGGCCAAAATTATCAATAACCACCTACAAGATGCAATAAAAAAGGGAGCAGTAATTCATTGTGGAGGCAAAGTTGAAGAGATGGAGGGTACTTGGTGGTGTAAACCTACAGTCCTTACCCAAGTAGATCATTCCATGAAAATAATGATGGAACAAACCTTTGGTCCAATTATGCCCATCATGAGCTTTTCCACAGTTGCAGAAGCAGTGAATTTGGCTAATGATTCTATTTATGGATTGAATGCTGCCATATTTGCTGAATCAGAAGAATTAGCGGTAGAAATTGGTATGGAATTAGATGTGGGCGCCATTAGTATTAATGACGCAGGTCTAACAGCTATTATGCAAGAGGGGGAAAATCATCCCCTAAAATTTTCTGGTTTAGGAGGGTCTCGCATGGGTAACTCAGTTTTTAAAAAGTTCCTCCAAACCAAGGCTTTCTTAATAAAAACTAATAATCTTAACGATCCTTGGTGGTTTAATACAGAACAGTCTATTTAA
- the bioF gene encoding 8-amino-7-oxononanoate synthase, translated as MKNNPYSWIEESLNTIHRADWYRSVQTINSPPGAVVLLSGQKMINFASNDYLGLAADHNLKMSAIEAIRQFGTGSTGSRLLTGDRQLHRELEQAIASTKQTEDALVFSSGYLANIGTITALVGKRDIIFSDQYNHSSLKSGGILSGGTVIEYPHCDMTVLGKKLQEERQKYRRCLIVTDSVFSMDGDLCPLPNLLDLAEQFNSMLLIDEAHATGVMGKSGAGCVEHFNCTGRELIQIGTLSKALGSLGGYAAGSSALIDFLRNRAPSWIYSTALSPADTAAALAGINIVQKEPERRKRLWENVNYLQTVVKENLGKLKILPTQSPILCFELPDAATALQVGKYLREEGIFAPAIRPPTVPTSRIRITIMATHNREQIDKLVDSLQRIS; from the coding sequence ATGAAAAATAATCCTTACAGTTGGATAGAGGAATCATTAAATACTATTCATCGGGCTGACTGGTATCGTTCTGTACAAACTATTAACAGTCCCCCGGGTGCAGTTGTGCTCCTATCCGGGCAAAAGATGATCAATTTTGCCAGTAATGATTATTTGGGATTAGCTGCTGATCATAATCTCAAAATGTCTGCTATAGAAGCCATTCGTCAGTTTGGTACGGGAAGCACTGGTTCCCGATTGCTCACTGGAGATCGTCAATTACACAGGGAATTAGAGCAGGCGATCGCATCTACCAAACAGACAGAAGATGCTCTGGTATTCAGTTCGGGTTACTTAGCTAATATAGGTACAATCACCGCATTGGTAGGGAAAAGAGATATCATATTTTCCGATCAGTACAATCATTCCAGTTTAAAAAGTGGAGGGATTTTGAGTGGGGGAACCGTGATAGAATATCCCCACTGTGACATGACAGTTTTAGGAAAGAAACTACAGGAGGAGCGGCAAAAATACCGTCGTTGTTTAATAGTCACAGATAGTGTGTTTAGCATGGATGGGGATTTGTGTCCCTTACCAAACTTGTTAGATTTAGCTGAACAATTCAACAGTATGTTACTGATAGATGAAGCACATGCAACTGGGGTAATGGGTAAAAGTGGTGCTGGGTGTGTAGAGCATTTTAATTGTACGGGTAGGGAATTAATTCAAATTGGCACATTAAGTAAAGCACTGGGGAGTTTAGGAGGTTATGCTGCGGGGAGTAGCGCATTGATTGACTTTCTTAGAAATCGGGCTCCCAGTTGGATTTATAGTACAGCTCTGTCACCAGCAGACACCGCTGCTGCACTTGCGGGAATAAATATAGTGCAAAAAGAACCGGAACGAAGAAAAAGATTATGGGAGAATGTTAATTATTTACAAACAGTGGTGAAAGAGAACCTAGGGAAACTGAAAATATTACCAACCCAGTCCCCCATATTATGTTTTGAGCTACCTGATGCTGCAACAGCATTGCAGGTAGGAAAATACCTAAGAGAAGAAGGGATTTTTGCTCCAGCTATTCGTCCTCCCACTGTTCCCACAAGTCGGATCAGAATTACAATAATGGCAACCCATAACAGAGAGCAGATTGATAAGCTAGTGGATAGTTTGCAACGGATATCCTAA
- the ruvA gene encoding Holliday junction branch migration protein RuvA: protein MISYLKGIVAGVQTGSPNRWILTLEVNGIGYDVYIPQRLANQLTNNGDVAHIFTHYQIREELPILYGFSSPAERDLFRHLLSVTGIGTAMAIALIDTLELPELVQAIISGNTTMLVQTPGVGKKTAERLCLELKGKLVEWRKSAGFFVATGGPPPAILEEVQMTLFALGYTPHEVSHALHVISEDIGLPKNSYPEDWIKQAIAHLSSNETVSNS, encoded by the coding sequence ATGATCAGCTATCTCAAAGGTATTGTTGCTGGAGTGCAAACTGGTAGTCCCAATCGCTGGATCCTGACTTTGGAAGTCAATGGTATTGGCTATGATGTCTACATACCACAGCGTTTGGCTAATCAGTTAACTAATAACGGTGATGTAGCCCATATTTTTACCCATTACCAAATACGAGAAGAACTACCTATACTCTATGGCTTTTCTTCTCCAGCAGAAAGAGACTTATTTCGACATCTACTTTCTGTAACTGGTATTGGTACAGCTATGGCGATCGCTCTCATAGACACTTTAGAATTACCAGAACTAGTTCAAGCAATTATTTCCGGTAATACTACTATGCTAGTTCAAACCCCGGGAGTGGGTAAAAAAACCGCAGAGCGTCTGTGTTTGGAACTCAAGGGTAAATTGGTGGAATGGCGCAAGTCAGCAGGGTTTTTCGTTGCTACTGGTGGTCCACCACCAGCTATTTTAGAAGAGGTGCAAATGACACTTTTTGCCTTGGGTTATACTCCTCACGAAGTTAGTCATGCTCTCCATGTTATCAGTGAAGATATCGGTTTGCCTAAAAATTCCTACCCCGAGGACTGGATTAAACAGGCGATCGCTCATCTTAGTAGCAATGAGACTGTGAGCAACTCTTAA
- a CDS encoding TIGR04376 family protein, translating to MSLFDDLSRFLEARLEEFIRNNPHIELEMLTEQLQREEEKTIKLITDLQLQERQVQDEILATAQEIQRWHARIQKAKAAGREDLAVPAQAKEDSLLREGNQQWANMQSLKEKVVQSQQTLTKIKQRREEVQVKAKAMKSDKTKSSTNEGTKTTDSKFNYSNSKFDDLEEEFRRWEIQDELEEMKRNRKK from the coding sequence GTGAGTCTATTTGATGATCTAAGTCGTTTTCTGGAAGCCCGTTTAGAAGAATTTATACGAAACAATCCTCATATAGAGTTGGAAATGCTCACGGAACAACTACAGCGCGAGGAGGAAAAAACAATAAAATTGATTACAGATCTACAATTACAGGAACGACAAGTCCAGGATGAAATTCTGGCAACCGCACAAGAAATACAACGATGGCATGCTCGTATTCAAAAAGCTAAGGCAGCAGGTAGGGAAGACTTAGCTGTACCGGCACAAGCAAAAGAAGATTCTTTACTGCGAGAGGGAAATCAGCAATGGGCAAACATGCAGTCTTTAAAAGAGAAAGTTGTGCAGTCTCAACAGACGTTAACTAAGATTAAACAACGTCGGGAAGAAGTGCAAGTAAAAGCTAAAGCGATGAAAAGTGATAAAACTAAATCTTCAACCAACGAGGGTACAAAAACCACAGATTCCAAGTTCAACTACTCCAATTCCAAGTTTGATGACTTAGAAGAAGAGTTTCGTCGTTGGGAAATTCAGGATGAACTAGAAGAAATGAAAAGGAACAGGAAAAAGTGA
- the acsF gene encoding magnesium-protoporphyrin IX monomethyl ester (oxidative) cyclase: MVNSLKKPTFEEIRPGVKVPAKETLLTPRFYTTDFDEMARMDISVNEDELRAILEEFRVDYNRHHFVRDAEFEQSWDHIDGQTRQLFIEFLERSCTAEFSGFLLYKELGRRLKDKSPLLAECFNLMSRDEARHAGFLNKAMSDFNLSLDLGFLTKSRSYTFFKPKFIFYATYLSEKIGYWRYITIYRHLEKHPEDRIYPIFRFFENWCQDENRHGDFFDAIMKAQPQMLRGWQGKLWSRFFLLSVFATMYLNDIQRKDFYAAIGLDAREYDIHVIKKTNETAGRVFPIILDVESPEFYQRLDICIKNNERLTAISNGNSPKFLQFLQKIPIYISHGWQFLKLYLMKPIDVLATQGQPK; this comes from the coding sequence ATGGTAAATTCCCTAAAAAAACCAACCTTTGAAGAAATACGTCCCGGGGTGAAAGTTCCTGCGAAAGAAACCCTATTAACACCCCGATTCTATACAACCGATTTTGACGAAATGGCGCGGATGGATATCTCCGTCAATGAGGACGAGCTGCGAGCCATCTTAGAAGAGTTTCGCGTTGACTATAACCGTCATCACTTTGTTCGAGATGCTGAATTTGAACAGTCCTGGGACCACATTGACGGACAAACCCGCCAATTGTTCATTGAATTTCTAGAACGCTCCTGCACAGCAGAGTTTTCTGGGTTCCTCCTCTACAAAGAACTAGGTCGCCGCTTAAAAGATAAAAGCCCTCTTCTAGCAGAGTGCTTTAATCTCATGTCACGGGATGAAGCTCGTCACGCCGGGTTTCTGAATAAGGCTATGTCGGACTTTAATCTATCCCTAGATCTAGGATTTTTGACCAAGAGTCGCAGTTATACCTTCTTCAAACCCAAATTTATCTTTTATGCCACCTATCTCTCTGAAAAGATTGGTTACTGGCGGTATATCACCATTTATCGTCATTTAGAAAAACATCCTGAAGATAGAATTTATCCAATTTTCCGTTTCTTTGAGAACTGGTGTCAGGATGAAAACCGTCATGGTGATTTCTTTGATGCTATCATGAAGGCCCAACCACAAATGTTGCGGGGGTGGCAAGGTAAACTTTGGAGTCGTTTCTTTTTGTTGTCTGTATTTGCCACCATGTATCTCAATGATATTCAGCGTAAAGACTTTTATGCTGCCATTGGTTTAGATGCTAGAGAGTACGACATTCATGTCATCAAGAAGACTAACGAAACCGCTGGTCGCGTGTTTCCCATAATTTTAGATGTGGAAAGTCCAGAGTTTTATCAGCGTCTGGATATTTGCATTAAGAATAACGAAAGGTTAACAGCTATTTCCAATGGCAATAGTCCCAAATTCCTACAATTTTTGCAGAAGATACCCATTTACATTTCCCATGGATGGCAGTTCCTCAAACTGTACTTGATGAAGCCCATTGATGTATTGGCAACCCAAGGTCAACCCAAATAG
- a CDS encoding thioesterase II family protein, with protein MVYLIKFNSKTDSSQPHSEPQLRLFCLPYAGARASVFYQWSKNLPSTVEVRGVELPGRGRVKYPPYRKMELLVRAIAEHILPLLDRPFAIFGHSMGGLVGFELARLLRSEYALEYKTLLHLFISARNAPQNHSRDEGIYHLPDGEFLEKIAKYNGTPDEILKNPEMRELFLPILRADFEVLDTYIYKVEPPFDFPITVFGGSEDPMVNHDDLVGWKEHTNREFSCYTLPGNHFFIRSHQELLLQYISQKLSNN; from the coding sequence ATGGTTTATTTAATCAAGTTTAATTCTAAAACGGATAGCTCTCAGCCCCATTCAGAGCCACAGTTACGTTTATTTTGTTTGCCCTATGCTGGTGCCCGTGCGAGCGTATTTTATCAATGGTCTAAAAATTTACCTTCTACTGTGGAAGTACGTGGTGTAGAATTACCTGGAAGAGGGAGAGTAAAATATCCTCCCTACAGAAAAATGGAACTTTTGGTCCGAGCAATAGCTGAGCATATTTTGCCATTGTTGGATAGGCCTTTTGCTATTTTTGGTCATAGCATGGGAGGATTAGTTGGTTTTGAATTGGCTCGGTTATTGCGCTCAGAATATGCTCTGGAATATAAAACCCTATTACATCTATTTATATCAGCTCGTAATGCACCCCAAAATCACAGTAGGGACGAGGGGATTTATCATCTACCTGATGGGGAGTTTTTGGAGAAAATTGCTAAGTATAATGGCACCCCTGACGAAATACTCAAGAACCCAGAAATGAGGGAATTATTTTTGCCTATTCTCCGGGCTGATTTTGAGGTTTTAGACACTTATATCTATAAAGTTGAACCACCTTTTGATTTTCCTATTACTGTATTTGGTGGTTCGGAGGATCCCATGGTAAATCATGATGATTTAGTCGGTTGGAAGGAACATACTAATAGGGAGTTTTCTTGCTATACCTTGCCAGGTAATCACTTTTTTATTCGCTCCCATCAAGAGCTGCTTCTACAATATATATCTCAAAAGTTATCCAACAACTGA
- a CDS encoding Hsp20/alpha crystallin family protein has protein sequence MALVRWDPIRDIERLEPFRDLERWDPFREIETLQRRMGRLFERMLPTDGGERAGLNFIPAAELEETEDAFKLKVELPGLTAKDVTVEVTPEAVSITGERKSETTTEREGYTRSEFRYGKFQRVIPLPSTVKNQEVKAEYKDGILRLNLPKTEPEKQRAVKVNLG, from the coding sequence ATGGCATTAGTTCGTTGGGATCCCATCCGTGATATTGAACGTTTAGAACCCTTCCGTGATCTGGAACGCTGGGATCCCTTCCGGGAAATTGAGACCCTACAACGACGAATGGGTCGTTTATTTGAAAGAATGTTACCCACTGATGGAGGTGAAAGAGCTGGGTTAAATTTTATCCCCGCAGCTGAACTGGAAGAAACGGAGGATGCTTTTAAACTAAAAGTGGAATTACCCGGATTGACAGCTAAGGACGTAACTGTGGAAGTAACACCCGAGGCGGTTTCTATTACTGGAGAAAGAAAATCAGAAACTACTACTGAAAGGGAGGGTTATACTCGTTCTGAGTTTCGCTACGGTAAGTTTCAGCGAGTGATTCCATTGCCTTCAACAGTGAAAAATCAGGAAGTTAAGGCTGAATATAAGGATGGTATTCTCCGGTTGAACTTGCCTAAAACAGAACCGGAAAAACAAAGAGCTGTCAAGGTTAATCTTGGTTAG
- a CDS encoding UbiD family decarboxylase: MARDLRGFIKILEERGQLKRISALVNPDMEIAEIANRMLQKGGPGLLFENVKGASFPVAVNLMGTVERICWAMNMQHPEELETLGKKLSMLQQPKPPKNLSQAIDFGKVLFDVLKAKPGRDFFPPCQQVVVEGEDLNLNKLPLIRPYPGDAGKIITLGLVITKDCVTGTPNVGVYRLQLQSAQTMTVHWLSVRGGARHLRKAAERGKKLEVAIALGVDPLIIMAAATPIPVDLSEWLFAGLYGGSGVPLAKCKTVDLEVPADSEFVLEGTITPGEVLPDGPFGDHMGYYGGVEDSPLIRFGCMTHRREPIYLTTFSGRPPKEEAMMAIALNRIYTPILRQQVSEIVDFFLPMEALSYKAAIISIDKAYPGQARRAALAFWSALPQFTYTKFVIIVDKNINIRDPRQVVWAISSKVDPSRDVFILPNTPFDTLDFASEKLGLGGRMGIDATTKIPPETEHEWGEALESDPNIAALVDRRWAEYGLAKLNLGEVNPNLFGYDISK; this comes from the coding sequence ATGGCGCGAGATTTACGGGGATTTATAAAAATTCTGGAAGAAAGAGGACAATTAAAGCGGATTTCCGCATTGGTTAACCCAGATATGGAGATCGCAGAAATTGCTAACCGCATGCTGCAAAAAGGAGGACCAGGTCTATTATTTGAAAATGTCAAGGGTGCTTCTTTCCCCGTAGCAGTAAATTTGATGGGCACTGTGGAGCGAATTTGCTGGGCTATGAATATGCAACACCCAGAGGAATTGGAAACTTTGGGGAAAAAGTTAAGCATGCTTCAACAACCTAAACCTCCTAAAAATCTTTCCCAAGCTATAGATTTTGGTAAGGTGCTGTTTGATGTTCTTAAGGCCAAACCAGGAAGGGATTTTTTCCCCCCTTGTCAACAAGTGGTTGTGGAAGGTGAAGATTTAAATTTAAATAAGTTACCTTTGATACGTCCTTATCCCGGAGATGCCGGTAAGATTATTACTTTGGGATTGGTAATTACTAAGGATTGTGTCACCGGTACTCCTAATGTAGGTGTGTATCGTTTACAACTACAGTCCGCCCAGACCATGACCGTACACTGGTTATCAGTTCGGGGTGGAGCTAGACACTTACGTAAAGCTGCTGAACGAGGCAAAAAGTTGGAAGTAGCTATTGCCCTAGGTGTGGATCCCCTAATAATTATGGCAGCAGCTACTCCTATTCCTGTGGACTTATCGGAGTGGTTGTTTGCAGGGTTATACGGGGGTTCTGGAGTGCCATTAGCCAAGTGTAAGACAGTGGATCTGGAAGTACCTGCGGATTCTGAATTTGTGTTAGAGGGTACTATCACTCCTGGGGAGGTGTTACCTGATGGACCCTTTGGTGATCACATGGGGTATTATGGTGGTGTGGAGGATTCCCCCTTAATTAGGTTTGGGTGCATGACGCACCGTCGGGAACCGATTTATTTGACCACTTTTAGCGGTCGTCCGCCCAAAGAGGAGGCCATGATGGCCATCGCCCTGAATCGCATTTACACGCCCATTTTAAGGCAACAGGTGTCGGAAATAGTTGATTTCTTCCTCCCTATGGAGGCCTTGAGTTATAAGGCGGCGATTATTTCCATAGACAAGGCCTACCCAGGACAAGCGAGAAGAGCAGCTTTAGCATTTTGGAGTGCCTTACCCCAATTCACATACACGAAGTTTGTGATTATTGTGGATAAGAATATCAATATTCGGGATCCACGTCAAGTGGTTTGGGCAATTAGTTCTAAAGTTGATCCATCTAGGGACGTATTTATATTGCCCAATACACCCTTTGATACTCTGGACTTTGCCAGTGAGAAACTAGGACTAGGTGGTAGAATGGGGATAGACGCGACTACCAAAATTCCTCCAGAAACTGAACACGAATGGGGAGAAGCTTTAGAATCTGATCCTAATATTGCTGCTTTAGTAGATAGACGCTGGGCAGAATACGGGTTAGCCAAATTAAATTTAGGAGAGGTCAACCCCAATCTATTTGGGTATGACATCTCTAAATAG
- a CDS encoding alkene reductase: MTSLFDSLTLGELNIPNRIIMAPLTRMRSHQPGNIPTALNATYYQQRASAGLIISEATQIIPEGQGYPATPGIHSPEQINGWSLVTQAVHERGGRIFLQLWHVGRISHSSFQPDGQAPWAPSSITPQGNTLTSSGKQVPFETPRSLSATQIAHLLNQYELAAQHAQQAGFDGVEIHGANGYLLDQFLQDGSNQRVDMYGGSVENRARLLFQVIERCVKIWGKGRVGVRLSPYGTFNDMKDSDPVNLFRYVVEGICNVGLAYIHLIEPRSTSAGGSDKTDESAPSTAVLFGPIIQAGSLGTKLISSGGYNRAEALLAIAEHKTDAVAFGRFYISNPDLVERLRENHPLTPYERATFYGGGEKGYTDYPVFSLQKDM, translated from the coding sequence ATGACCAGTCTTTTCGATTCCCTCACCCTGGGTGAACTAAATATCCCTAATCGGATAATTATGGCTCCGCTAACCAGGATGCGCAGTCACCAACCAGGTAACATCCCCACTGCACTAAATGCAACCTACTATCAACAACGAGCTAGTGCAGGTCTGATAATCAGCGAAGCAACTCAGATCATCCCCGAAGGTCAAGGATACCCTGCTACTCCTGGAATCCACAGTCCTGAACAGATTAATGGCTGGTCGCTGGTAACACAAGCTGTTCATGAAAGGGGGGGAAGAATCTTCCTCCAATTATGGCATGTGGGCAGAATTTCCCACTCTTCTTTCCAACCCGATGGTCAAGCTCCCTGGGCACCTTCCTCTATTACTCCCCAAGGTAATACTTTAACTAGTAGTGGTAAGCAAGTTCCTTTTGAAACACCTCGCTCTCTCAGTGCCACTCAAATTGCCCATCTTTTGAATCAATATGAGCTTGCTGCTCAGCACGCTCAACAAGCAGGTTTTGATGGTGTGGAAATTCATGGTGCTAATGGTTACTTACTTGATCAGTTCCTCCAAGATGGCAGTAATCAACGCGTGGATATGTATGGTGGGTCGGTGGAAAATAGAGCTAGATTACTTTTTCAGGTGATTGAAAGATGTGTCAAAATCTGGGGTAAGGGTAGGGTGGGGGTCCGTCTATCTCCCTATGGCACTTTCAACGATATGAAGGACAGCGATCCTGTAAATCTTTTCCGCTATGTTGTTGAAGGGATTTGCAATGTGGGTCTTGCTTATATTCATTTGATTGAACCACGTTCTACCAGTGCTGGTGGTAGTGATAAAACCGATGAAAGTGCGCCCAGCACCGCTGTTCTATTTGGTCCAATTATCCAAGCTGGTTCCCTAGGTACAAAGCTAATATCGTCGGGCGGGTATAATCGTGCAGAAGCTCTATTGGCAATTGCGGAGCATAAAACTGATGCAGTAGCTTTTGGCAGGTTCTATATTTCTAATCCTGATTTAGTTGAACGTTTGAGAGAAAACCACCCCCTAACTCCCTACGAACGAGCAACTTTTTATGGAGGCGGAGAAAAAGGTTATACTGATTACCCAGTATTTTCACTGCAGAAAGATATGTAA
- a CDS encoding DUF1995 family protein, which produces MTELPKTLEEAIAQSRAAVRSALSDGKTRIQVELLFPELQFMPVAEQFLPLFTEYESRLKVFFADAGAAALARRDWGDIPFKIMDIGTGRAASSESKIQPEDEIFLFIAPTSVEVAQLEKLCQIIGERPFVMLNPRLEDSSVVGIGYAARETRRRFISTIESCYYLRPIDEQSALMRSYPGNWEIWLETDGEYQKIAELPQKPSGDEIDSILIKGQPETGITASKKPTVFKSLQRFIKALSS; this is translated from the coding sequence TTGACTGAACTACCCAAAACCCTAGAAGAAGCAATTGCCCAATCCCGTGCAGCGGTAAGATCGGCTTTGTCTGATGGTAAAACGCGAATACAGGTAGAGTTGCTTTTCCCAGAACTGCAATTTATGCCAGTCGCTGAACAATTTCTCCCCCTATTTACCGAATATGAATCTCGTCTCAAGGTGTTTTTTGCTGATGCGGGTGCTGCTGCTTTAGCTCGTCGAGATTGGGGTGATATACCCTTCAAAATTATGGATATCGGTACGGGAAGAGCTGCTTCTTCAGAATCAAAAATTCAACCAGAGGATGAAATTTTCTTGTTTATAGCTCCCACATCAGTGGAAGTAGCTCAATTGGAAAAACTCTGTCAAATTATCGGTGAACGTCCTTTTGTGATGTTAAATCCTCGGTTGGAAGACTCTAGTGTGGTGGGTATTGGTTATGCTGCACGGGAAACCCGCAGGCGTTTTATTAGTACCATTGAATCTTGCTATTATCTACGTCCTATTGATGAACAAAGCGCCCTCATGCGTTCCTATCCTGGAAACTGGGAAATATGGTTGGAAACCGATGGTGAGTACCAGAAAATTGCTGAACTACCTCAAAAACCTTCTGGAGATGAGATAGACTCAATTTTAATCAAGGGACAACCAGAAACCGGGATCACAGCAAGCAAAAAGCCTACTGTGTTTAAAAGCTTACAAAGATTCATTAAGGCTTTAAGTAGTTAG